In Clostridium sp. SY8519, one genomic interval encodes:
- a CDS encoding MATE family efflux transporter, whose amino-acid sequence MKKEKTEIDSRAMGEMNMNRLFLTMSVPLIISMIVQALYNVVDSMFVARLSEDALTAVSLVSPVQNLMIAVATGTGVGYNALISRRLGQKHQEEADLTAGNGLLAELVSFGVFLVIGLCFSGPFIQTQINSPGIDPSHAAVVAGYAVDYMQIVLGVSIGLFVQITMERFLQATGRTVYNMVTQVTGAVINIVLDPLLIFGIGPFPRMEVAGAALATVIAQCVAGILAYYFNRKYNPEIRLKLRNLRPRASVIRQIYLIGFPSMLMVSLSSIMLFGMNKILLKFSLTAVAVFGVYFKIQSVVFMPLFGMNNALVPIIGYNFGAGNKKRILSAHRTGLLYGCIFMWVGLALFQLFPGQIMGLFDASGEMLTQGILELRINSLVFACAGVSVISGSFYQATGKSMYSLIVSFIRQIVVLLPLAYLMSLTGSLTLVWWSVTIAEGVGFTVTLLLRRRLVRSLDQMLARVS is encoded by the coding sequence ATGAAGAAAGAAAAGACAGAAATAGATTCCAGAGCAATGGGCGAAATGAATATGAACCGGCTGTTCCTTACCATGTCGGTGCCCCTGATCATTTCCATGATCGTGCAGGCGCTGTACAATGTGGTGGACAGCATGTTTGTGGCCAGACTCAGTGAAGACGCGCTGACAGCGGTTTCCCTGGTGTCACCGGTGCAGAATCTGATGATCGCGGTGGCTACCGGGACCGGCGTCGGATACAATGCGCTGATTTCCCGGCGGCTGGGGCAGAAGCATCAGGAGGAAGCGGACCTGACCGCGGGAAACGGTCTGCTGGCGGAGCTGGTGAGCTTCGGCGTGTTTCTGGTGATCGGCCTCTGCTTTTCCGGCCCCTTTATTCAGACCCAGATCAACAGCCCGGGAATTGATCCCTCCCACGCGGCGGTGGTGGCAGGGTATGCCGTGGACTATATGCAGATCGTTCTGGGGGTCAGCATCGGCCTGTTTGTTCAGATCACCATGGAACGCTTCCTGCAGGCCACCGGCCGCACCGTATACAATATGGTTACGCAGGTCACCGGCGCGGTCATCAATATTGTGCTGGATCCCCTGCTGATCTTCGGCATCGGCCCCTTTCCCCGGATGGAAGTGGCGGGCGCCGCGCTGGCCACGGTAATCGCCCAGTGCGTGGCAGGCATACTGGCCTATTATTTCAACCGGAAGTACAATCCGGAAATCCGTTTAAAGCTGCGGAACCTGCGGCCGCGGGCTTCCGTGATCCGCCAGATCTATCTCATCGGATTTCCGTCCATGCTGATGGTTTCCTTAAGTTCAATCATGCTGTTCGGCATGAATAAAATTCTGTTAAAGTTTTCCCTGACCGCAGTGGCGGTGTTCGGGGTGTATTTCAAGATTCAGAGCGTGGTCTTCATGCCGCTGTTTGGAATGAATAACGCACTGGTGCCGATTATCGGGTATAATTTCGGCGCGGGAAACAAAAAACGGATTCTGTCCGCCCACCGGACCGGCCTGCTCTACGGCTGTATTTTTATGTGGGTCGGGCTGGCGCTGTTTCAGCTGTTTCCGGGACAGATCATGGGACTGTTTGACGCTTCCGGGGAAATGCTGACCCAGGGAATCCTGGAACTGCGGATCAACAGTCTGGTCTTTGCCTGCGCCGGGGTATCCGTGATTTCCGGTTCCTTCTATCAGGCCACCGGCAAAAGCATGTACAGCCTGATCGTGTCCTTTATCCGGCAGATCGTGGTGCTGCTTCCCCTGGCGTACCTGATGTCGCTGACCGGCAGCCTGACGCTGGTATGGTGGTCCGTGACCATAGCGGAAGGCGTGGGCTTTACCGTGACGCTGCTTCTGCGCCGGCGGCTGGTGCGCAGCCTGGATCAGATGCTGGCCCGCGTATCCTGA
- a CDS encoding AEC family transporter — protein MTVIVTSVMVLFVLVFIGYFTGKRGVVRKESAPDFSSLILNVTMPVTVFLAIISQTPAAVKSSLWIMLDMAVFHGAAFLFGLAVVKALRVPAESRGTWIYNCMFSNNGFMGLPLAYAIFGNQGLILMALANVTSNFLIFSAGTHLMTVGSGEKVHLGLRQIIFNNINLSVIAGFLFCLLRIPVPDAAGQLLNYLGNITSGLSMLVVGLSLSRQPFREVFTSRDTYVITALRLLAVPLLTIAVLKALPISMNHVMYSTILLSAALPASAAQSMLAEQYHGDTEGAGRAIFMTTLCSLGTVPLIMAAGL, from the coding sequence ATGACAGTAATCGTAACGAGCGTAATGGTATTGTTCGTTCTGGTTTTTATCGGTTATTTTACAGGAAAGCGAGGGGTTGTGCGCAAGGAGAGCGCGCCCGATTTTTCCTCTTTGATTCTGAATGTGACGATGCCGGTGACGGTCTTTCTGGCGATTATCAGCCAGACGCCGGCAGCGGTAAAAAGCAGCCTCTGGATTATGCTGGATATGGCAGTGTTCCACGGGGCGGCTTTTCTTTTTGGCCTTGCCGTGGTTAAGGCGCTGCGCGTGCCGGCCGAAAGCAGGGGAACATGGATTTACAACTGCATGTTTTCCAACAACGGCTTTATGGGACTTCCCCTGGCTTACGCGATTTTCGGCAATCAGGGCCTGATTCTGATGGCCCTGGCGAATGTTACTTCCAATTTTCTGATTTTTTCCGCGGGGACACATCTGATGACCGTGGGTTCCGGGGAAAAAGTTCACCTGGGGCTGCGGCAGATCATTTTCAATAATATCAATCTGTCGGTAATCGCGGGATTCCTGTTCTGCCTGCTTCGCATTCCGGTGCCGGACGCGGCCGGCCAGCTGCTGAATTATCTGGGCAATATTACCAGCGGGCTGTCCATGCTGGTGGTGGGATTATCCCTGTCCCGTCAGCCCTTCCGGGAGGTATTTACCAGCCGGGACACCTATGTGATCACGGCCCTCCGCCTGCTGGCGGTGCCTCTTCTTACGATCGCGGTGCTGAAAGCACTTCCGATTTCCATGAATCACGTCATGTACAGCACGATTTTACTGTCCGCGGCGCTTCCGGCTTCCGCCGCCCAGTCCATGCTGGCCGAGCAGTACCACGGCGACACCGAAGGCGCCGGCCGGGCGATTTTCATGACCACCCTGTGTTCGCTGGGGACGGTGCCCCTGATTATGGCGGCGGGACTGTAG
- the ftsH gene encoding ATP-dependent zinc metalloprotease FtsH produces the protein MNERGPLNNGNSNNGSNNNNNKNGQTILWFILAALVVLFVMSTITNRINNYSSKNISYSDFKQMVKEDKVESVVITTRELEITPKKSENKGLIKTTYYTVNLGDENLYAFLDAHDVDYKGKNSSMMDSVLSMVFSFILPLVVVWLLIGFAMRRMGGGSGGIMGVGKSNAKVYMEQSTGVTFADVAGEDEAKESLQEVVDFLHNPQKYQEIGAKLPKGALLVGPPGTGKTLLAKAVAGEARVPFFSLAGSDFVEMFVGVGASRVRDLFKEAQKAAPCIIFIDEIDAIGKSRDTQFAGNDEREQTLNQLLAEMDGFDSSKGVLILGATNRPEILDKALLRPGRFDRRIIVDKPDLKGRVAILKVHARHVRMDETVDFDAIGLATAGCVGSDLANMINEAAINAVKHGRTAINQDDLFESVEVVIAGKEKKDRIMGPKEKMLVAYHEVGHALVTALQKDAEPVQKITIVPRTMGSLGYTLQMPEEEKFLETKAELEARLVTYMAGRAAEELTSDSVTTGAANDIEMATRIARAMVTQLGMSDQFGMMGLESVESKYLDGRAVQTCGDDTIAKVDEVVKDMLKKAYDTAKQMLSDNYEILERIAKYLYEHETITGKEFMDIFKEMKAAEENVVDASGEVIPEPDALSIPEGEPTAPDEAFEE, from the coding sequence ATGAATGAACGAGGACCGTTGAACAACGGGAACAGCAATAACGGATCAAATAATAATAACAACAAAAACGGTCAGACCATACTCTGGTTTATTCTGGCGGCGCTGGTGGTATTATTCGTGATGTCCACCATTACCAACCGGATCAACAATTACTCCAGCAAGAATATTTCCTATTCCGACTTCAAGCAGATGGTGAAGGAGGACAAGGTGGAAAGCGTGGTAATCACCACCCGGGAGCTGGAGATCACACCGAAGAAATCAGAAAACAAAGGACTGATCAAGACCACCTATTACACCGTAAATCTGGGAGACGAGAACCTCTACGCCTTCCTGGATGCCCACGATGTGGACTACAAAGGCAAAAACAGCAGCATGATGGACAGTGTGCTGAGCATGGTATTCAGCTTCATCCTGCCGCTGGTAGTGGTATGGCTTCTCATCGGATTCGCCATGCGCCGCATGGGCGGCGGCAGCGGCGGCATCATGGGAGTCGGAAAGAGCAACGCCAAGGTGTATATGGAGCAGTCCACCGGTGTCACCTTTGCGGATGTGGCCGGCGAGGATGAGGCGAAGGAATCCCTGCAGGAAGTGGTGGATTTCCTGCACAATCCTCAGAAGTATCAGGAAATCGGCGCGAAACTGCCGAAAGGCGCCCTTCTGGTGGGCCCTCCCGGTACCGGCAAGACACTCCTGGCAAAGGCAGTGGCCGGAGAAGCCAGGGTGCCCTTTTTCTCCCTGGCCGGTTCGGATTTCGTGGAGATGTTTGTAGGCGTCGGCGCTTCCAGAGTCCGGGACCTGTTTAAGGAAGCCCAGAAAGCAGCCCCCTGCATTATCTTCATTGACGAGATTGACGCCATCGGCAAGAGCCGTGACACACAGTTCGCCGGGAATGATGAGCGGGAACAGACGCTGAATCAGCTGCTGGCGGAAATGGACGGTTTTGATTCCTCCAAGGGCGTGCTGATCCTGGGCGCGACCAACCGGCCGGAGATCCTGGACAAGGCCCTGCTGCGTCCCGGACGGTTTGACCGGCGGATTATCGTGGACAAGCCGGATCTGAAAGGCCGGGTGGCCATTCTGAAAGTACACGCCAGACATGTGCGCATGGATGAAACCGTGGATTTTGACGCCATCGGATTGGCGACTGCCGGATGCGTGGGATCGGATCTGGCCAATATGATCAACGAAGCAGCCATCAACGCGGTAAAACACGGCAGAACGGCGATCAACCAGGACGACCTCTTTGAATCCGTGGAAGTTGTCATTGCCGGCAAGGAAAAGAAAGACCGGATCATGGGTCCTAAGGAAAAAATGCTGGTGGCATATCACGAAGTGGGACACGCGCTGGTTACCGCCCTCCAGAAAGACGCGGAACCGGTGCAGAAGATCACCATTGTGCCCCGTACCATGGGTTCCCTGGGTTATACGCTGCAGATGCCGGAAGAGGAGAAATTCCTGGAAACCAAGGCAGAGCTGGAAGCCCGTCTGGTGACTTATATGGCGGGACGCGCCGCGGAGGAGCTGACCTCTGATTCCGTGACCACGGGAGCGGCCAATGACATTGAGATGGCCACCCGGATTGCCCGGGCCATGGTGACACAGCTTGGCATGTCGGACCAGTTCGGCATGATGGGACTGGAATCCGTGGAAAGCAAATACCTGGACGGCCGCGCGGTGCAGACCTGCGGCGACGATACCATTGCCAAGGTGGACGAAGTGGTGAAAGATATGTTAAAGAAGGCATACGACACCGCGAAGCAGATGCTGTCGGATAATTACGAGATTCTGGAACGGATCGCAAAATATCTGTATGAACATGAAACCATCACCGGCAAGGAATTTATGGATATTTTCAAAGAAATGAAAGCGGCGGAAGAGAACGTAGTGGATGCTTCCGGAGAAGTGATTCCGGAACCGGACGCTCTGTCGATACCGGAAGGAGAGCCGACGGCTCCGGATGAGGCGTTCGAAGAATAA
- the uvrC gene encoding excinuclease ABC subunit UvrC — protein MSEYFDFSEELKKLPDEPGVYLMHDERDAIIYIGKAVNLKRRVRQYFRSGGDSRPKIAKMMPHVRRFEYIVTDSELEALVLENNLIKEHRPKYNTMLKDDKTYPYVKVTLGETYPRILLSRQMKKDKSRYFGPYTSAGAVRDTIELLCRLYRIRTCSRVLPRDEGKERACLNYHIHQCSAPCQGLITPEEYRKRVDQALALLGGSYQPVIQKLEAQMQEAAEALDFEKAAELRDLTASVRAVAQKQKITSTDGEDRDIVAVAKDSQDAVVQVFFVRGGRLIGREHFHVTLGNEDDKSAVLSAFIRQYYAGTPYIPKEILLQAPVEDQPVVEHWLSEKLGSAVHLRVPKKGAREKLVELAASNARLVLTRDKEKIKREERRTIGAVKEVGQWLDLPGISRMEAYDISNTSGCESVGSMVVYEEGRPRRSEYRKFRIRTVTGPDDYASMREVLSRRFSHGLREQKEQRVQGNAEEVGRFSRFPDLILMDGGKGQVNVALEVLESLGLRIPVCGMVKDDYHRTRGLYYNNREITPDKSSEGFRLITRMQDEAHRFAIEYHRSLRAGKQIHSILDDIPDIGPGRRKALMRRFASVEAIRQASVEELAQTPSMNQKAAQSVYAFFRAKENRQPKPEP, from the coding sequence GTGAGCGAATATTTTGATTTTTCGGAAGAACTGAAAAAACTGCCGGATGAGCCGGGGGTCTACCTGATGCATGATGAGCGGGATGCCATCATTTATATCGGCAAGGCGGTGAATCTGAAGCGGCGGGTGCGCCAGTATTTCCGGAGCGGCGGAGACTCCCGTCCGAAGATCGCGAAAATGATGCCCCATGTCCGGCGGTTTGAATACATTGTGACGGACTCGGAGCTGGAAGCGCTGGTACTGGAAAACAATCTGATCAAGGAACACCGGCCGAAGTACAACACCATGCTGAAGGATGACAAGACCTATCCTTACGTGAAAGTGACGCTGGGCGAGACTTATCCGAGGATTCTGCTTTCCAGGCAGATGAAAAAGGACAAGTCCCGCTATTTCGGCCCCTATACCAGCGCCGGCGCCGTGCGGGACACCATCGAGCTGCTCTGCCGGCTCTACCGGATCCGCACCTGCAGCCGTGTGCTGCCCAGAGATGAGGGAAAGGAGCGGGCCTGCCTGAATTATCATATCCATCAGTGCTCGGCGCCCTGTCAGGGGCTGATCACTCCGGAGGAATACCGGAAACGGGTGGACCAGGCCCTGGCCTTACTGGGCGGCAGCTATCAGCCGGTGATTCAGAAGCTGGAAGCGCAGATGCAGGAAGCGGCAGAAGCGCTGGACTTCGAAAAAGCCGCGGAACTGCGGGACCTGACGGCCAGTGTCCGGGCAGTCGCCCAGAAACAGAAGATCACCAGCACCGACGGAGAAGACCGGGATATCGTGGCAGTGGCCAAAGACAGCCAGGACGCAGTGGTGCAGGTGTTCTTTGTGCGGGGCGGCCGGCTGATCGGCCGGGAGCATTTTCATGTGACCCTGGGAAACGAAGATGACAAATCCGCGGTGCTTTCGGCCTTTATCCGGCAGTATTATGCCGGGACGCCTTATATCCCCAAGGAGATTCTGCTGCAGGCCCCGGTGGAGGATCAGCCGGTGGTGGAACACTGGCTGTCGGAAAAGCTGGGCAGCGCCGTACACCTGCGGGTGCCGAAAAAGGGCGCCCGGGAGAAGCTGGTGGAGCTGGCGGCTTCCAATGCCCGTCTGGTGCTTACCCGGGACAAGGAAAAGATCAAGCGGGAAGAACGGCGGACCATCGGAGCGGTAAAAGAGGTGGGCCAATGGCTGGACCTGCCCGGAATCAGCCGGATGGAGGCTTATGATATCTCCAATACCAGCGGCTGCGAGTCCGTGGGATCCATGGTGGTCTATGAGGAAGGCCGGCCGCGGCGCAGCGAATACCGGAAATTCCGGATCCGCACCGTGACAGGACCGGATGACTATGCGTCCATGCGGGAAGTGCTGTCCCGCCGGTTTTCCCACGGCCTGCGGGAGCAGAAGGAGCAGCGGGTGCAGGGAAACGCGGAAGAAGTGGGACGCTTCAGCCGTTTTCCGGACCTGATTCTGATGGACGGCGGCAAAGGGCAGGTAAATGTGGCCCTGGAAGTGCTGGAAAGCCTGGGACTCCGCATTCCGGTCTGCGGGATGGTAAAAGATGACTACCACAGGACCCGCGGATTGTATTATAATAACCGTGAAATCACTCCCGACAAAAGCAGCGAGGGATTTCGCCTGATCACCCGGATGCAGGACGAGGCCCATCGGTTTGCCATCGAATACCACCGGTCGCTGCGGGCGGGAAAGCAGATTCACTCCATCCTGGATGACATTCCGGACATCGGACCCGGCAGGCGGAAAGCGCTGATGCGGCGGTTTGCCTCTGTGGAGGCCATCCGGCAGGCATCGGTGGAAGAACTGGCACAGACCCCGTCCATGAATCAGAAGGCGGCGCAGTCGGTGTACGCGTTTTTCCGCGCGAAGGAAAACCGGCAGCCAAAGCCGGAGCCATAG
- the hprK gene encoding HPr(Ser) kinase/phosphatase codes for MEGVSVAKLAEALKLKTFSPCVDMTRNMITTREVNRPGLELTGYFEHFAEDRVQILGKVECSYLERIPEDKRKDIYDHLLGDGVPCVIFCRGFEPDVTFLKTAAKYQVSVLGTTRETSSQLAATIAFLSAELAPCISIHGVLVDVYGEGVLIMGESGIGKSEAALELIRRGHRLVSDDVVEIRRISDDTLVGSSPDITRYFIELRGIGIVDVKTLFGVECVKETQNIDMVIKLEEWDKEREYDRLGLEEEYTDILGAKVICYAIPIRPGRNLAVICETAAVNHRQKKMGYNAAQELYRRVSDNLKKGNQES; via the coding sequence ATGGAAGGTGTAAGCGTAGCAAAACTGGCGGAAGCACTGAAACTGAAGACCTTTTCCCCCTGTGTGGACATGACCCGCAATATGATCACCACCCGGGAGGTAAACCGGCCCGGCCTGGAACTGACCGGCTATTTTGAGCATTTTGCCGAGGACCGGGTGCAGATTCTCGGCAAAGTGGAGTGCTCTTACCTGGAGCGCATACCGGAGGACAAGCGGAAGGACATCTACGACCATCTGCTGGGGGACGGGGTCCCCTGTGTGATTTTCTGCCGGGGATTTGAGCCGGATGTGACATTTTTAAAAACCGCGGCCAAATACCAGGTATCCGTACTGGGCACGACCCGGGAAACCTCCAGCCAGCTGGCGGCTACCATCGCGTTTCTGAGCGCGGAGCTGGCGCCGTGCATTTCCATTCACGGCGTACTGGTGGACGTATACGGCGAAGGCGTGCTGATTATGGGGGAAAGCGGCATCGGCAAGAGCGAGGCCGCGCTGGAACTGATCCGCCGGGGACACCGGCTGGTATCGGATGACGTGGTGGAAATCCGCCGGATCAGCGATGATACGCTGGTGGGATCTTCCCCGGATATCACACGGTATTTCATTGAGCTGCGGGGCATCGGCATCGTGGACGTCAAGACCCTTTTTGGCGTGGAATGCGTCAAAGAGACACAGAATATCGATATGGTGATCAAACTGGAAGAATGGGACAAAGAGCGGGAATATGACCGCCTCGGCCTGGAAGAGGAATATACGGATATCCTTGGGGCAAAGGTGATCTGCTACGCGATCCCCATCCGTCCCGGACGGAACCTCGCAGTCATCTGCGAGACGGCAGCGGTGAACCACCGCCAGAAGAAAATGGGATACAATGCGGCGCAGGAGCTGTACCGCAGAGTATCGGACAATCTGAAGAAAGGAAATCAGGAATCATGA
- a CDS encoding aminopeptidase, with amino-acid sequence MTRPNAWEKYDETQKQEVFDFAEKYRKFLSSCKTERECTAQLRAEAEKAGYRNLEDVAASGRTLQPGDRVYADNGGKNIAFFIIGQKPLEAGMNILGAHIDSPRLDVKQNPLYEDTDLVLLDTHYYGGIKKYQWVTLPLALHGVVVKKDGTQISVNIGDHHGDPVFGVSDLLIHLAGDQMKKTLAAGVEGEKLDVLVGSMPQAGAKENKVKETVLRILKDSYGIEEEDFLSAELEVVPAGPARDYGFDRSMIMGYGHDDRVCAYPSFAAMLEVTEIPEYTGACILVDKEEIGSVGATGMQSRFFENTVAELVAASGEYSDLKVRRALARSRALSSDVSAAFDPNYAEVSEKKNAAYFGRGVVFNKYTGARGKSGSNDASAEYMAQIRKIMDDGDVSFQTSELGKVDQGGGGTIAYILGNYGMRVIDSGVAVLNMHAPWEIISKADLYEAKQCYLAFLRHAE; translated from the coding sequence ATGACACGACCAAATGCATGGGAAAAATATGACGAAACACAGAAACAGGAAGTATTTGATTTCGCGGAAAAATACCGGAAATTCCTCTCCTCCTGCAAGACCGAGCGGGAATGCACCGCGCAGCTGCGCGCCGAGGCGGAGAAAGCCGGATATAGGAATCTGGAGGATGTGGCGGCTTCCGGCCGGACACTGCAGCCGGGAGACCGGGTATACGCGGATAACGGCGGAAAAAACATCGCGTTTTTTATCATCGGACAGAAACCGCTGGAAGCAGGCATGAATATTCTGGGCGCCCATATTGACTCGCCCCGTCTGGATGTGAAGCAGAATCCGCTGTATGAGGACACGGACCTGGTGCTCCTGGATACCCATTACTACGGCGGCATCAAGAAGTACCAGTGGGTGACGCTTCCGCTGGCCCTGCACGGGGTTGTCGTAAAGAAAGACGGCACGCAGATCAGTGTCAATATCGGCGACCATCACGGAGACCCGGTCTTCGGCGTTTCCGACCTGCTGATTCACCTGGCGGGGGATCAGATGAAAAAGACGCTGGCAGCCGGTGTGGAAGGCGAGAAACTGGATGTGCTGGTGGGCAGCATGCCCCAGGCCGGCGCAAAGGAGAACAAGGTGAAAGAGACGGTGCTCCGGATTCTGAAGGACAGCTACGGCATCGAAGAGGAGGATTTCCTTTCCGCGGAGCTGGAGGTGGTACCGGCCGGCCCCGCGCGGGATTACGGGTTTGACCGCAGCATGATCATGGGCTACGGCCATGATGACCGGGTATGCGCCTACCCTTCCTTCGCGGCTATGCTGGAAGTTACGGAGATACCGGAATATACCGGCGCCTGCATCCTGGTGGATAAAGAGGAGATCGGAAGCGTGGGAGCCACAGGCATGCAGTCCCGTTTCTTTGAGAATACCGTAGCAGAGCTGGTTGCCGCTTCCGGGGAATACAGCGATCTGAAAGTGCGGAGAGCCCTGGCGCGCTCCCGGGCGCTGTCATCGGATGTCAGCGCGGCCTTTGACCCGAATTACGCGGAAGTCAGCGAAAAGAAGAACGCCGCTTATTTCGGACGGGGCGTGGTATTTAACAAATATACCGGCGCCCGCGGAAAATCCGGCTCCAATGACGCCAGCGCGGAATATATGGCACAGATCCGGAAGATCATGGACGATGGGGATGTTTCCTTCCAGACCTCGGAGCTGGGCAAAGTGGACCAGGGCGGCGGCGGCACCATTGCCTATATTCTGGGCAACTACGGCATGCGCGTGATTGACAGCGGCGTGGCCGTGCTGAATATGCACGCGCCATGGGAGATTATCAGCAAGGCGGATCTCTATGAGGCAAAACAGTGTTACCTTGCGTTCCTGCGGCACGCAGAATAA
- the murB gene encoding UDP-N-acetylmuramate dehydrogenase gives MNTIDCLKTVLREDQIYPGEPMSRHTTFRTGGPAECLVTPGREQMSGLIRCLNQNQIPYTVIGNGSNLLVGDGGIDGVVIEIGREMAGITIRGREMHVEAGALMSAAAMRALEAGLSGFECESGIPGSIGGAVVMNAGAYGGEMKDVLRRVEVLTREGDRIEMDAAELDLSYRHSNIPERNLIVLSAVLALTPADPAQIRARMDELKEQRVSKQPLEYPSAGSTFKRPEGYFAGKLIQDAGLRGYTVGGAQVSEKHCGFVINRGDATSAQIRQLIRDVQQNVQQKFGVALETEVRFLGKF, from the coding sequence ATGAACACCATAGATTGTTTAAAGACGGTTCTTCGGGAAGACCAGATCTATCCCGGGGAGCCCATGAGCCGGCACACCACCTTCCGCACCGGGGGCCCGGCAGAGTGCCTGGTGACGCCCGGACGGGAGCAGATGAGCGGCCTGATCCGGTGCCTGAACCAGAATCAGATTCCGTATACCGTGATCGGCAATGGCAGCAACCTGCTGGTGGGTGACGGCGGCATTGACGGGGTGGTGATTGAGATCGGCAGGGAAATGGCCGGAATCACCATCCGCGGCCGGGAGATGCATGTGGAAGCCGGCGCGCTGATGTCGGCAGCGGCCATGCGGGCCCTGGAGGCAGGCCTGAGCGGATTCGAGTGCGAATCCGGCATCCCGGGAAGCATCGGCGGCGCCGTGGTGATGAACGCAGGCGCCTACGGCGGAGAGATGAAGGATGTGCTGCGCCGGGTGGAAGTGCTGACCCGGGAAGGCGACCGGATCGAGATGGACGCCGCGGAACTGGATCTGTCCTACCGGCACAGCAATATTCCGGAGAGGAATCTGATCGTACTGTCCGCGGTGCTGGCCCTGACGCCGGCGGATCCGGCGCAGATCCGCGCCAGAATGGACGAACTGAAGGAACAGCGGGTCAGCAAGCAGCCCCTGGAATACCCCAGCGCCGGAAGTACCTTCAAACGGCCGGAAGGCTATTTCGCGGGCAAGCTGATCCAGGACGCGGGCCTGCGGGGCTATACCGTCGGCGGCGCCCAGGTATCGGAGAAGCACTGCGGATTTGTGATTAACCGGGGGGATGCCACTTCCGCTCAGATCCGTCAGCTGATCCGGGATGTGCAGCAGAACGTACAGCAGAAGTTTGGCGTCGCACTGGAGACGGAAGTCCGCTTTTTGGGAAAATTCTGA
- the rapZ gene encoding RNase adapter RapZ gives MEYVILTGMSGGGKTTALKIMEDIGYFCVDNLPVALMEKFVEIADSESTPYQKVAFGVDVRSGKSIHALDCTMQKLRDQGILLRMVFLDARDEVIIKRYKESRRAHPLAGQGRIEDGIAREHQLMDFLKQKADYMIDTSDLLNKDLRAELENIFVKDMEFKNLMITVLSFGFKYGLPADSDLVFDVRFLPNPFYEESLRHLTGNDRAVRDYVMNSPVSTEFADKLEDLLRFLIPQYIAEGKNRLVISVGCTGGRHRSVTIANEICERLQNGRNYGIHVSHRDLARRDNHSPGR, from the coding sequence ATGGAGTATGTGATCCTGACCGGCATGTCCGGCGGAGGCAAAACAACAGCATTAAAGATCATGGAAGATATCGGCTACTTCTGCGTGGACAATCTGCCGGTGGCCCTGATGGAAAAATTTGTGGAAATCGCGGACAGCGAGAGTACCCCCTATCAGAAGGTGGCCTTCGGGGTGGATGTGCGCAGCGGCAAATCCATCCACGCGCTGGACTGTACCATGCAGAAGCTGCGGGACCAGGGCATTTTGCTGCGGATGGTGTTTCTGGATGCCAGGGATGAAGTCATCATCAAGCGGTACAAGGAGAGCAGAAGGGCCCATCCCCTGGCCGGACAGGGCAGGATAGAGGACGGAATCGCCCGGGAGCACCAGCTGATGGATTTTCTCAAGCAGAAGGCGGACTACATGATCGACACCAGCGATCTGCTGAACAAGGATCTGCGGGCCGAGCTGGAAAATATCTTTGTGAAAGATATGGAATTCAAGAACCTCATGATTACCGTCCTTTCCTTTGGCTTTAAATACGGGCTTCCCGCGGATTCGGACCTGGTGTTTGATGTGCGTTTCCTGCCCAATCCGTTTTATGAGGAGAGCCTCCGGCATCTGACCGGCAATGACCGGGCAGTCAGGGACTATGTCATGAACAGCCCTGTATCCACGGAGTTTGCGGACAAACTGGAAGACCTGCTCCGGTTCCTGATCCCCCAGTATATCGCGGAAGGCAAAAACCGGCTGGTCATCAGCGTGGGCTGCACCGGCGGCAGACACCGGTCGGTGACCATTGCCAACGAAATCTGCGAACGGCTGCAGAACGGCCGGAATTACGGCATCCATGTCAGTCACCGGGATCTGGCGCGCAGGGACAATCACAGTCCAGGGAGATAG